The sequence AAAGAAGGCGTAAAGCCGCGCATTCAATACCTGGTCCCAGATGTAAGTATGAAAGAAGGAGGGTCCTGGAAGAATGTAGGGTGGCTAGAGAAGCAAttctaaaatgtttttctttttcctattCCTGCAGCCAACAGATGTGCTGATCGAGTGTGCTCTACTGGATGAGGTGCTAGCGAGAGGCCCGGTTGGGGATGGTCCGGTCAGCTTTGAGTATGAGCATCCCCCAAAGCCCCGTGTAGGGAAGAAGCTGAAAAAGAGGAGACCTAAGACGGATTACTGCAGTGATACCTGTTGTGATTCTGATTATGTAGATGACTCGGACAGACCGCGCCTGGACTTCTGTCATTATAGTTGCTGCAACTCTTCTGATGAGTGGTCGTTAACAGAAACTGATGATAATAGCGATATTGAGAGTGAAAATGTCGAGCAGGGGGTGCAAACTGATGGTGTCGCACCCAAGGTGCCCCCAGTCCCCACTCTACTGAATGAGGAGACAATGTGGGGCCCTGCTGGGGATAGCATAGAGAGCTCTAAAGATGAGCATTACCCACAGCCCTCTGTAGGGAAGAAGCTGAAAAAGAGGAGACCTCTGCTGAGTTACTGCTATGAAAATTGCTGCTATTCTAACAGCTCAGATGATGAGTGGAGACCATATGCGCCATACTGTAATCTTAGTTGCTGCAAGTCTTCTGATGAATGGTCGATAACTGAAACCGATGACAGTGATTTTGAGCCTTTAGGAACAccaggggggagaaaaggagATCCCGAGTTGCGGGCTGATGGAGCAGCACCCGAGACTATGACCAGAGAAGGAAATtgaaggggggggtggagttgTGGTTGAAAGCCCACAATCTGTACACACTTTAATAAAATGCCTTTTCCCAGTGTAAAAGCGTTGAGTCGGTTCATGATGCCTCAAGAGACGGTATTAAAAGGGATTTACTATAATCCGGGGGGAGCAGGTAGCTTTGGGGGAGCAGAATCTCTCTTTCGAGAGGCTTCTAAGACTAGTAAAACACTGACTAGAAAGGATGTGCAAGCATGGCTTTTGGATCAGGATGCGTACACGTTGCATAAGCCAGCAagagttcattttaaaagaaacaagacCTATGTTGGTGGTGTGGATGAGCAATGGCAGGCTGATTTAGCAGATATGCAACAGCTTTCTAAATACAACGGGGGGTACAAATACATTCTAACGGTGATTGACATTTTGTCTAAATACGCGTGGGcagtagcactgaaagacaagaCAGGGGCTGAAGTATCAgcggcttttaaaaatatattcgaGCAGGGCCGCATTCCGTGCAAGTTACAAACAGATAGGGGGAAAGAATTTCTTAATAAAAAAGTGAGCAATGTACTAAAACAACATGGGGTTCACCACTTTGTGACCAACAATGAAGTCAAGGCAGCGGTGGTTGAAAGATTTAACAGGACTTTAAAGTCAAAGATGTGGCGGTATTTCACAGCCAATAATACTTATAGATATACAAATGTGTTACAAGAGCTTCTAAAAGGGTACAATCACAGTTTTCATAGAACTATTCAGGCACGCCCCATAGATGTTAACGCATCTAACTCTCTCCTGATATGGAGGCGCGTTTATGACCCGTCCtttcaaagaaaagaaacagatacCATATTAAAAAAAGGAGATCACGTGAGAGTATCGAAAACTAAAGGCACTTTTGAGAAGGGTTATGAGCAGACATTCACCGATGAAATTTTCATAATAGAAGATATCACAAGGAGAGGCGAGCGGCCCTTATTTCACCTAAAAGACTTTGATGGTGAACTATTAGTAGGGAGATTCTACCCTGAGGAATTGCAGAAGATTAATGCTCGAGAGGACAGGACATACAGGGTTGAGAAAATTATTGCTACACGaactaagaagaaaaagaagtatcTTTTAGTGAAGTGGTTAGGCTGGCCACCTAAATTTAACAGTTGGGTGCAGGCTGATGACATAGCAGACCACTATGGGGGATGACGGTTTTTACATTACACTCCCTAGCAATGCGTCTATGGACTTATTTCCCGAAAATACCAGCGCCTCTTTCACAGTGCGGCTGTTTAAGCCACTTGATTTGCGGGGAGAATGGGAAGTGGGGCTGGTTGAAATTCAGTATCCTCGCAATTGGTACACATTTAGCCAGAATGCatcattcaggatttctgaaggtGCCAATAGCAATGAGTATCATGTGCGTTCAGGCTATTATTATGACCTACGCAGCATATCAGATTTTATGAATACAGCCGTCAGAAGACAGGCTGGGACGCCCCCTGATCTACAATTCTATTTTGATCCAACATGTGCAATGCTCAGATTTAACGGGCTTGATATTTACACTGTCACAATGAGTGAAGAATTAGCCCATGTGATGGGGGCACCCCCTAATGTTCCGATCAAAAGAATTTACAATTGCGGAGATATTACAGGAGGGATTAATACCCTGTACCTGTACACTGATATCATAGAACATCAGTTAGTGGGGGACACAGCGGTGCCCCTTCTACGGTGTGTTCCTGTACAGGGGAAGCACCACGACTTTATCACGGTCACATATGACGAGCCTCACTATATTCCAATCAATAAGCACCACATTGAAACCATCCGCATAGAAATAAAGACGGATCAGAATCGGGCCGTGCCATTCCGCTACGGCAAGGTGATTGTGAGGTTGCACATACGCCCACGGAAGAAATGGTGATCGTGAAAGACTATGGAGACCCTGCGATGCTTAGGAGATATTACCAATCTCAGGCGGGTTATGGCCTCCCCGGGTTCCACGGGGCACCCGTTATGtatggagcgggggtgggggggattttcCGGCGCCTTTTTCGAATGGCAGTGCCACTTTTTAGAAAAGGGGTGGATATTGTCAAGCCACACCTGAAAACCGCTGCGCGTAATATCGCTCAAGATGTTGTGAGCCGCGTGACTCACGGCGTTATGAATAAACTGGCCCCCCAGGAGGGGTCAGGCTTTCTATATCTTAAAAGAAGGGGAGGGCTGAAAAGAAAAGCATCCAGCACACGCAGAGGCCCCCCAGGACCCATTAAAAGAAGGCGCGGGGGAGCTAAGAAACAGACAAATGTGAAGAAGGGGAGAgtaaagaacaagaagaagaaggagtCTCACAGGAGGCTCAAAGACGTACTATAAACGGCTATGGCTTTCATCCACTGCGGGTCGGAAGAGTGTGTAAAGTCCGAGCTCGACCTGTTCCAGATAGCCCCTACCCAGACCAGCATTGAGAAAAGCGTATATATCGAGGTTCCGCCCCTCTCGGCCCTCACGGGGTCAGCACCTCTAGAGTTTTTCATAGCCGGGAATGGTGAAGATTACCTTGATTTAAACAATACTCTCTTGTATGTGAAATGTAAAATTACTCAAGAAGATGGTACCGACATCGCACAGAATGCTAGAGTGGCACTGGTGAACTACCCAATTGCTTCCATTTTCAGTCAGCTGGATGTTACCCTAGGCGACCGGCTCATCAGCCAGAGTAACAACTGTTATCCCTACAGGGCTCTCATTGAAACAGTGCTCAACTACAGCTTTGAAACCCTATCTACCCAATTTTCTTCAGGCGGATTTTATAAGGATACAGCGAGTCTGATGGACAGCACCCTGCTGAACCAAGGTAACAAAGGATTTGCCAAAAGGGCGTTGCTGGCAGCCGAAAGCAAAACAGTAGACCTTTTAGGCCATCTCCACGCCGATATATTTTTTCAAGAAAAGCTGCTCTTAAATGGCGTGGATGTCAAAATCAAACTAGCTCGTAACAAAGACTCTTTCTGCCTGATGAGTGGCGAGGGGGCTGCAATGCGCTATAAGCTCCACATGGATTCTGCTGCGCTCTTtgtgaagaaagtgaaagtagccccAGGCGTACGGCTGGCCCACGCTGAGGCTCTGCTGACATCCACAGCAAAATACCCTGTGGACCGTGTCGACATGAAGGTGTTCAGCATCCCTACTGGTGCTCGCGTGAGCAACCAAGACAACCTGTTTTTGGGACAGCTCCCCAAAATGGTGGTCATGGGGCTCGTGGACAATGACGCTTTCAGCGGCGCCTTCACCAAAAACCCTTTTCATTTCCAACATTACAACATTAACTTTGTAGCCCTGTACGTGGACGGGGAGCAGGTCCCCTCCAAGCCCTTCCAGCCCGACTTTGAAGCCGGAAACAACGTGAGAGAATACATGAGCCTCGTGCAAACAGCGGGGAAGCACCTTCAGGACAGGCCCCTCCTGGTAGATCGTGAAGAGTATAGGCACGGGTACACCCTGTTTGCTTTTGACCTCTCTCCTGATCAGGACTGCACCGGCCATTACTCCCTGATTAAAACCGGGAACCTGAGAGCAGAAATACGTTTTGCTGCGGCCCTACCACGAACCGTTAATTTGATTGTGTATGGGGTGTTTGATAATGTCATAGAGATCAACCACAACCGTAACGTGCTTTTTGATTACATGTAAGATGGACACAATCCAGTTATCCCAGGCCTTACTTGACAACCCGCGCACCCGAAAAACCTTCTTAGATGTCTTCCCCAGCGATCAACTTCCTGTTAAAAGAGTGGTTCGGAGGCCGGCATCTCTAGTGGTGAACACCCATCCCCACTACCTCCCTGGGGAACACTGGCTAGCAATATACCTACCAGACCATGTCACAGCAGAGTTTTTTGACTCTTATGGGAACTCACCCAGCAGCCGCCTCTTCCCCAAAGCCATCAtgaaatttttaaacaaaaattctgAGGAGGTCCATTTTCAGCAGAACAGGCTCCAAGGACCCACATCTAACACCTGCGGTCACCACTGTCTGTTTTTTCTACATCAGCGCTGCAGAGGAGCCCCCTTTGACACCGTTGTGAAGATGTATTCCCCCAATCCCGAGCAGAATGACAGGATGGTCATGAGTTTTGTGAAAAACAGAGAGAATTCAAAGACTTTACAAAACATGTACACGCggattcaaacctgtgtttcTTGTACCCCTAATAAAACCCTCTGAAAAAATTTAACCGTGTCTTTTGTCTAAAAATACTCAGACaaaggtttacatttcaaaaatattttattcttcGGTCAACCACTGTGCCGgtacctcttgttttttcctttttttctttttagaagaagAAGCAGGGGGGCGGATTAAAACCGAAGGCTGGGGGCTTTTCAGGCCCTCTAGTATTTTTCTAGTAGCAGGGGTGCCCGCGACGGAAGCAGGGGTGTTGAGTTCAGCCAAAGCTGTCATAAACACATCAAAGCCTTTAGGTGGGGGTGCAGAAGAGGGAGGACGCGCGTGAGTAATAGCCTTGATGAGGTCGAGTAAGTGGCTACCGGCTACAGGCACTCCCCTGTAAAGAAAAGTTCCCCTCTCATCCCACGAGGCTATTTCACTGTTTTGACCCATCTTCTTCAGCAGCACACGAGCATTGTTCCTGTATCGGAGGGGCATATTGTCTAGTACCTCTTCAAAAACCGCGGCCTTTTTTTCATCGCTGCCTGCTGCTAACCCTGGTTGTGGGAGATACAGATTCAGCTTAGTTTTCTCTTCTTCTCCCATTCTGACATGGGTTAAATATTTCTGGAGGAGAGACCCGTACAGTTTGGCTTTCTCATATTCAGACAGGTCCCCTCTCTCTAGAACGGTCTTCATCTCCCTATCTAGAGAGTGTACAGCTGTGTGCCTGATGCTTTCACCCTCAGGGGGCCTCTGAATAGCTAGCCGATCTATTTGATGGCTCGGGACCAGGTACATCTTCTCAGCATGCTCCATCAGGAAGGGGTTAAAAAGCTGGTAATCAGGGGCAGAGCAAAACCTAGCAGGGATCCGATaaagcctccctgctgcctcacaaGCCGCTTCTTCTTTGTAAGAGGAGTTTTACCGCTGCTCAGGGATTTAATGATGCCTCGTTTTTTTCGCAGGACGTTCTTCTGACGCGGTGATAGGGGGATGATGCCTTTTAGGGTGTTTAGAGCTATTTCTCCAATAGCCTTGATTAGATCATTTGGGGCTGCACTCAGAATAGCTTTCCTTAGGCGAGGGGAAGATTTGGAGACGAGTTTTAGTAGCGCCCCATTTCTTTTTAAGCACTCTGACATGCTTCTGCAATGGTCAGCCACCTCTCCTTAAAATGTCACAGCAGCTGAATGTTAGCGCCTTTTGAACCCACCCGCTGTCTTTTTAATAACATAGGATGCAGGCAGGTCAGGGGGGAACATGCCAGTGCGCAACCTGTAGGGATCAGGAGTGGCTGCATTTAAATCCACCACCAGGTACCCAAAGGGCTTTCGTGTGGCATCCTCATAAGCTTCCATAAAGAAGGATGATTTACCGGGGTACATCTGGCGCGCTAGAGTTGCTATTTGTAATTTATCTCGGGGGTTTTTAAATAACACAATGTATTTCGCATTCAGGTTGATGGTGCGGCTACTCTTACCCTGGCAGAATAAATTTTGAACTATGTAAATAATACTCAGATTTCTATGGTGTACATACTTAGTAAACGCATTCTCAATTTCGGCGCTACCACACGCTGAGGCCATCAGATCATCCACAATGactgtgtttattttattagGAGGCAGCAGTTCATCATCATTCAGGCTTGAGGGCAAGCCCTCTACAAACTTTATAAAGGGGAACCGGCGCCGCAATTCTTCATACAAGGGTTGCCAGCAGGCATAAAACCACACAATATTTTCCGGCATGACAGAGAGTGTAGATTTTGCATTCAAAAGCAGGTTTTTTATAAAATAACTTTTTCCGCAGTTGCTGGGACCGGCAAGGATGGCTGAGAAAGGGTGCAGCCACCTTGTATCCATATCAGTAACCGTAAGGTAGCGTCTTAAAGCCGTCAACAATCACACGTTTGTCATAAACAACCTTCTGAGTTTTCTTAAGAGCTTTTGTTTCAATGACAAAACGTTTTTTGTCTCTGACAATCCCCTGCTGCTGCACCACTATTTCACGGGGCTCAGGGTCTGAGACGTGGCCAAAAACCAAATCTTTCAAACTGTCAAAATTAATCTTTTCACCATTGGCGGCATTCAGAGTTATTCCCTTTACCTTCAGCACCGCCTCTCCCCCTGACAGCTTGTACCCGTAGGTCTTAGGGCCTGCTGAAACAAACTCTGTTATATGCTGCTCTGGGGGCACCTCACTCGTGAGTTCCCCGAGATAATCCCCCAAGGGGGGGCTCCACTCCCCATTCCTGGTCACAAATATAACAGAGTCTGTGTCGTGGTACAAGCAGCGCTCCTGCAGTTTGTCTAGCAAATTGTAGAGTTCTAAGCGCGCATATGCAGTTGTGAAACAGGCTATGTAGACATTGGTGTTTGTAGATGTAGTCAGCCTGCCTTTAGAGTATTTCCATGATACACATGCAGCTTCCTCACTTATAAAGCTGCATGATGACACATCGTGATTGTCTGAAAATACCAGCTGGAAGAAACGGTCAGGATCTCTCACAATTTCAGTATTTGCCAAGTTTGTTCTCTGAGCAAATTTACCCCACAGAGAATTAAGAAACAGTTTGGCAATCTGACGCTTGGCGGGGTTCATCCCTATGTGATCAGAGCGCAAAAGGACCCCCTCCTTTTTATAAAAATCAGCAATATACTTCTCTCTGTCCTCATCTGTCACACACCACTCGGGATAGCCCGATGATTCCTGTTTCTGACGGAGGTGCTTTTTTATGTATTCTGAAAACAACctgtcagatttttctgcaaaatgccAGACTTCAAAGATTTTGACTATCCGATAACCCTTTACCAGAGCTACCTCCAGTTCCACAGTACACCACGTTCCCTCAAGGGCTCTCTCCTCATCACTATGGGTACATGGTTCCTGCTGCTTTATATCAGCACACGTGCGGCACAACGTAAAAAGGAGTTTCCCACCCCCCTTAGAAGGTAACACTGGGAAGAAGAGGCCCCTTGGGGGATAAACTCTAACCTTAGCAAATCCAAAATAATCTGTGAGAGGTCTGAAATTGTCCTGAATGATCTGCGGATGCCCAACAGGGTACAATTTTGTTGCATTAACAAATGGGTACAAGCTGGTAAAATCGTAATAGTGTATCTGTTCCCCGGGTGCCGGCTTGTAATAGAGGATGATTGCATTAGTACGGCCACCAAACAGGGCGTCTCTGGGAACTAGCGGCTCTGGAAACTGCATGGCTTTAAGAAATTCTCTGACAGACTCATCAGTGTTCTTTAAATGGTTCCACTCATGTTCCCAAATACTTCTGACTTCAAACTGACGCCTTTTAAGATCATCAGACCTGCGGCATGTTGCATTGTAAAGAGATTCAAACGTTGTGCCTGTCATCCTGTTAATCTCTGATGGATTATAGCACTGCACACACCCGTGCCAAAAGCAGCCATGAAATTCAAAGGCAGTTTTCTTATTATCTATGACCGCATAGCCATCTAGATGGTAAGAGCCTACCTGAACTTCGCCACCCTTTAACGCGT is a genomic window of Eublepharis macularius isolate TG4126 chromosome 1, MPM_Emac_v1.0, whole genome shotgun sequence containing:
- the LOC129332846 gene encoding uncharacterized protein LOC129332846 isoform X1, giving the protein MRVLRLGERGKWKQGIAYWAAVFILQMAELNYVAVAEEVKENKFDPDCCRFCNHIAYCQEVPYDEDDEGARADCEDSGDEPEDAVPIEVGEIDPTLDVSDSAKATDPVKEGVKPRIQYLVPDPTDVLIECALLDEVLARGPVGDGPVSFEYEHPPKPRVGKKLKKRRPKTDYCSDTCCDSDYVDDSDRPRLDFCHYSCCNSSDEWSLTETDDNSDIESENVEQGVQTDGVAPKVPPVPTLLNEETMWGPAGDSIESSKDEHYPQPSVGKKLKKRRPLLSYCYENCCYSNSSDDEWRPYAPYCNLSCCKSSDEWSITETDDSDFEPLGTPGGRKGDPELRADGAAPETMTREGN
- the LOC129324422 gene encoding uncharacterized protein F54H12.2-like produces the protein MAFIHCGSEECVKSELDLFQIAPTQTSIEKSVYIEVPPLSALTGSAPLEFFIAGNGEDYLDLNNTLLYVKCKITQEDGTDIAQNARVALVNYPIASIFSQLDVTLGDRLISQSNNCYPYRALIETVLNYSFETLSTQFSSGGFYKDTASLMDSTLLNQGNKGFAKRALLAAESKTVDLLGHLHADIFFQEKLLLNGVDVKIKLARNKDSFCLMSGEGAAMRYKLHMDSAALFVKKVKVAPGVRLAHAEALLTSTAKYPVDRVDMKVFSIPTGARVSNQDNLFLGQLPKMVVMGLVDNDAFSGAFTKNPFHFQHYNINFVALYVDGEQVPSKPFQPDFEAGNNVREYMSLVQTAGKHLQDRPLLVDREEYRHGYTLFAFDLSPDQDCTGHYSLIKTGNLRAEIRFAAALPRTVNLIVYGVFDNVIEINHNRNVLFDYM